Proteins encoded by one window of Lycium barbarum isolate Lr01 chromosome 11, ASM1917538v2, whole genome shotgun sequence:
- the LOC132617064 gene encoding uncharacterized protein LOC132617064 isoform X1 — MPVVSIDGFSIREFTAKMRSVDVVKCWPFDDSTNEDHMRAILPPITVKKFNWWLDVVDSSKIKSVKGKTRVQKKRSIVDIFAVAPQVERLDGDDDYYDDDEEDDEDNNHDISNEGKNDIRNRKSKRKTKKKKKKKTIASKLKEVKKTIKKDKDNKRFKQKKKVNSSCLDLLIRKKEKLDKLKVPNSFSKPSCSQHSKKCENDMADYSPTYGKKPQRKHLASDKKTKGLTDSNFSAKHKKMVNPVCSNLKKRTKRFPVEDSTGGILCGPNDANICGNQQSNKLVTSDEATEKGEVLSIVDEKGIKKYILRTTENEVTVLPGSPKRFSVVGSTADDAPGLHRHNDSTKDNSFECCDVFNQVSEGNDNLKLSRRDYGVVSHGSQYLCNPESLHVPQQMYNHQKNDQIFGSLINPCVANEGSHDQLKCSLPEVARVCTMHSVKAYPQHSSAYENVNRKPVVLPETIIGNCSGHFMQYQPLPQISAQELTCKICSFPEWKQRESMYGEKGNEKDYVSLPLNSQGELIDLNSNSKRKLTQLPSSRGIAGSSRGLAVNNVALSNMDNLSDARGWDKRAPPTDQLKRSSADDSVEWSPTFPVPSRLGIYEYDAGRKNVELDPLKENEEAITPFELGYSVSNLSNHRSKQNAQAKQLETSRSKQYGNSDHVSLLVTPSKMRLMGKEFTVGRRDFHVPQDKRIWTDKQIIAENFSAETYNYNSVVTNHDQQNLTVHPVLGTLKGTVAWSPSIQINQAIPRPRVCPPHFSRQIDSVQQNCLGAIKQSPFSPYNQKPNFEEPFTGGYKSFTISPYAPVPTSMHHYSSQNGGSSSVDMNSSSCAVNFPFLHPDSGRNFRPSWSQFSSESTPWFSDAKEKKLLMDFHEVYSTSDRKHHYCSIAGDNHQIDPSVYLASERFFSFTQRPQPALENPVSPPSLANYPPMPFQIGSRANAGTNKRHSDVVKLKEKIISAPCLRDPGRKGKKRPLSTSDNCTNVTKIPYLGFQEDPSVVLAPLKSYSNFEGDPSVVLAPLKSYSNFEGQYSWRQAFESGSVKGMENSIESDQSGTSEARLESFNDEDTLKFECTLGSGPIRLTAGAKHVLKPYQYNDQKNFRPTHSTVQFDTSTAGSTTLETEKSTKIYKF; from the exons ATGCCGGTAGTGTCGATAGATGGTTTCTCCATCAG GGAGTTTACTGCCAAGATGAGGAGTGTGGACGTGGTGAAATGCTGGCCGTTCGATGATTCGACGAACGAAGATCATATGAGAGCTATTTTACCTCCAATTACCGTTAAGAAATTCAACTGGTGGCTTGATGTTGTTGATTCCAGTAAAATTAAGTCTGTTAAGGGCAAAACAAGGGTTCAGAAGAAGAGGTCTATTGTTGATATTTTTGCTGTAGCGCCACAAGTGGAAAGACTCGATGGTGACGATGATTATTATGACGATGATGAGGAGGACGATGAGGATAATAATCACGACATATCTAATGAAGGGAAAAATGACATTAGAAATCGTAAAAGCAAGagaaaaacaaagaagaagaagaagaagaaaacgaTTGCGAGCAAGTTGAAGGAGGTGAAGAAGACGATAAAGAAGGATAAGGATAATAAGAGGTTTAAGCAAAAGAAGAAAGTGAATAGTAGTTGCTTGGATCTACTAATACGAAAGAAG GAGAAATTGGACAAGCTCAAAGTGCCCAATTCTTTTTCAAAACCAAGTTGTTCACAGCATAGTAAGAAATGCGAGAATGACATGGCAGATTATAGTCCTACCTACGGGAAGAAACCACAAAGGAAACATCTAGCTTCAGATAAGAAGACCAAAGGCCTAACTGATTCGAATTTCTCTGCGAAACACAAAAAGATGGTGAATCCAGTTTGTAGCAACCTCAAGAAAAGGACTAAACGATTTCCAGTGGAAGACTCGACAGGTGGCATTTTATGTGGTCCTAATGATGCAAATATTTGCGGCAATCAACAAAGCAACAAACTTGTCACCTCAG ACGAGGCCACAGAGAAAGGAGAGGTTCTATCCATTGTAGATGAGAAAGGAATAAAGAAATATATTCTGAGAACTACAGAAAATGAGGTTACTGTTCTACCTGGATCTCCAAAGAGGTTTTCCGTGGTGGGTAGTACAGCTGATGATGCTCCTGGTTTACATAGGCACAATGACAGTACTAAAGATAATTCATTTGAATGCTGTGATGTTTTCAATCAAGTTTCTGAGGGGAATGACAATTTAAAATTATCCAGAAGAGACTATGGGGTGGTATCACATGGTTCACAGTATCTCTGCAATCCTGAGTCTCTCCATGTACCTCAACAGATGTATAACCACCAAAAGAATGACCAAATCTTTGGAAGTCTAATTAATCCTTGTGTTGCTAATGAGGGATCACATGACCAGTTAAAATGTTCTCTACCTGAAGTTGCTAGAGTTTGCACCATGCATTCTGTCAAGGCATATCCTCAACATTCATCAGCTTACGAAAATGTGAACAGGAAGCCTGTTGTACTGCCAGAAACAATCATTGGAAATTGCAGTGGTCATTTCATGCAATATCAGCCACTCCCTCAAATCTCCGCTCAAGAACTAACGTGCAAAATATGTTCTTTCCCTGAGTGGAAGCAAAGAGAATCCATGTACGGAGAAAAGGGAAATGAAAAAGACTATGTTAGCTTGCCCCTCAACTCTCAAGGGGAATTAATTGATCTGAACTCGAACAGTAAAAGAAAGTTGACTCAGCTGCCAAGCTCAAGGGGAATTGCGGGCTCTTCCAGAGGATTAGCTGTAAACAATGTTGCACTCTCAAACATGGACAATCTCTCTGATGCTAGAGGTTGGGATAAACGAGCACCACCCACAGACCAGCTAAAAAGGTCCTCTGCAGATGATTCAGTGGAATGGAGCCCTACTTTTCCCGTACCTTCAAGGTTAGGTATCTATGAGTATGACGCTGGAAGAAAAAATGTTGAGTTGGATCCGCTAAAGGAAAATGAGGAAGCTATTACTCCTTTTGAGTTAGGTTACAGTGTCAGTAATTTGTCCAACCATAGAAGCAAGCAAAACGCTCAGGCCAAGCAACTTGAAACCAGCAGGAGTAAGCAATATGGGAATTCTGACCATGTCTCACTTCTTGTCACTCCATCGAAAATGCGTCTGATGGGAAAAGAGTTTACAGTTGGTAGAAGAGATTTTCATGTACCACAGGATAAAAGGATTTGGACAGATAAACAGATCATTGCCGAGAATTTTTCTGCAGAGACTTACAACTACAATTCAGTGGTTACAAATCATGATCAACAAAATCTCACCGTGCATCCTGTTCTAGGAACACTGAAAGGCACGGTTGCTTGGTCTCCAAGTATCCAAATCAATCAGGCCATTCCAAGGCCTCGGGTTTGCCCCCCTCACTTCAGCCGTCAAATTGATTCAGTGCAGCAAAATTGTTTAGGTGCAATCAAACAAAGCCCTTTCTCTCCTTATAATCAAAAACCAAACTTTGAGGAGCCTTTTACAGGTGGATATAAATCTTTCACAATCAGCCCTTACGCACCTGTACCAACATCAATGCATCATTACTCCAGTCAGAATGGGGGCTCGAGCTCTGTTGATATGAACAGTTCAAGCTGCGCCGTCAATTTTCCTTTCTTGCATCCAGATTCTGGAAGGAATTTCCGGCCATCCTGGTCTCAGTTCTCTTCAGAAAGCACCCCATGGTTTTCagatgcaaaagaaaagaaactacTAATGGATTTTCATGAAGTATATTCTACATCTGACAGGAAACATCATTACTGCAGCATTGCTGGGGATAACCATCAAATTGACCCTTCGGTATATCTTGCATCAGAGCGCTTCTTTTCTTTCACTCAGCGCCCTCAACCTGCATTGGAGAATCCAGTTTCTCCACCATCTTTAGCTAACTATCCCCCTATGCCATTCCAAATAGGTTCCAGAGCTAATGCTGGCACAAATAAAAGACATAGTGATGTGGTGAAGTTAAAAGAGAAGATCATATCGGCTCCTTGTCTTAGAGACCCTGGCAGAAAGGGCAAAAAGAGGCCGTTATCTACATCAGACAATTGTACAAATGTGACAAAAATCCCTTACTTAGGGTTTCAAGAAGATCCTTCAGTTGTTTTAGCACCATTAAAAAGCTATTCCAATTTTGAAGGAGATCCTTCAGTTGTTTTAGCACCATTAAAAAGCTATTCCAATTTTGAAGGTCAATACAGCTGGAGACAAGCATTTGAATCAGGTTCAGTtaaaggcatggaaaacagtatTGAGAGTGACCAAAGTGGAACATCAGAGGCACGCCTTGAATCTTTTAACGATGAAGATACTCTCAAATTTGAATGTACTCTAGGATCTGGTCCCATTAGATTAACAGCTGGAGCAAAGCATGTGCTTAAGCCCTACCAGTATAATGATCAGAAGAACTTCAGGCCAACACATTCAACTGTCCAATTCGATACATCTACTGCTGGGAGCACGACTCTGGAAACTGAGAAATCGACCAAGATATACAAGTTCTAG
- the LOC132617064 gene encoding uncharacterized protein LOC132617064 isoform X2, whose amino-acid sequence MPVVSIDGFSIREFTAKMRSVDVVKCWPFDDSTNEDHMRAILPPITVKKFNWWLDVVDSSKIKSVKGKTRVQKKRSIVDIFAVAPQVERLDGDDDYYDDDEEDDEDNNHDISNEGKNDIRNRKSKRKTKKKKKKKTIASKLKEVKKTIKKDKDNKRFKQKKKVNSSCLDLLIRKKEKLDKLKVPNSFSKPSCSQHSKKCENDMADYSPTYGKKPQRKHLASDKKTKGLTDSNFSAKHKKMVNPVCSNLKKRTKRFPVEDSTGGILCGPNDANICGNQQSNKLVTSEKGEVLSIVDEKGIKKYILRTTENEVTVLPGSPKRFSVVGSTADDAPGLHRHNDSTKDNSFECCDVFNQVSEGNDNLKLSRRDYGVVSHGSQYLCNPESLHVPQQMYNHQKNDQIFGSLINPCVANEGSHDQLKCSLPEVARVCTMHSVKAYPQHSSAYENVNRKPVVLPETIIGNCSGHFMQYQPLPQISAQELTCKICSFPEWKQRESMYGEKGNEKDYVSLPLNSQGELIDLNSNSKRKLTQLPSSRGIAGSSRGLAVNNVALSNMDNLSDARGWDKRAPPTDQLKRSSADDSVEWSPTFPVPSRLGIYEYDAGRKNVELDPLKENEEAITPFELGYSVSNLSNHRSKQNAQAKQLETSRSKQYGNSDHVSLLVTPSKMRLMGKEFTVGRRDFHVPQDKRIWTDKQIIAENFSAETYNYNSVVTNHDQQNLTVHPVLGTLKGTVAWSPSIQINQAIPRPRVCPPHFSRQIDSVQQNCLGAIKQSPFSPYNQKPNFEEPFTGGYKSFTISPYAPVPTSMHHYSSQNGGSSSVDMNSSSCAVNFPFLHPDSGRNFRPSWSQFSSESTPWFSDAKEKKLLMDFHEVYSTSDRKHHYCSIAGDNHQIDPSVYLASERFFSFTQRPQPALENPVSPPSLANYPPMPFQIGSRANAGTNKRHSDVVKLKEKIISAPCLRDPGRKGKKRPLSTSDNCTNVTKIPYLGFQEDPSVVLAPLKSYSNFEGDPSVVLAPLKSYSNFEGQYSWRQAFESGSVKGMENSIESDQSGTSEARLESFNDEDTLKFECTLGSGPIRLTAGAKHVLKPYQYNDQKNFRPTHSTVQFDTSTAGSTTLETEKSTKIYKF is encoded by the exons ATGCCGGTAGTGTCGATAGATGGTTTCTCCATCAG GGAGTTTACTGCCAAGATGAGGAGTGTGGACGTGGTGAAATGCTGGCCGTTCGATGATTCGACGAACGAAGATCATATGAGAGCTATTTTACCTCCAATTACCGTTAAGAAATTCAACTGGTGGCTTGATGTTGTTGATTCCAGTAAAATTAAGTCTGTTAAGGGCAAAACAAGGGTTCAGAAGAAGAGGTCTATTGTTGATATTTTTGCTGTAGCGCCACAAGTGGAAAGACTCGATGGTGACGATGATTATTATGACGATGATGAGGAGGACGATGAGGATAATAATCACGACATATCTAATGAAGGGAAAAATGACATTAGAAATCGTAAAAGCAAGagaaaaacaaagaagaagaagaagaagaaaacgaTTGCGAGCAAGTTGAAGGAGGTGAAGAAGACGATAAAGAAGGATAAGGATAATAAGAGGTTTAAGCAAAAGAAGAAAGTGAATAGTAGTTGCTTGGATCTACTAATACGAAAGAAG GAGAAATTGGACAAGCTCAAAGTGCCCAATTCTTTTTCAAAACCAAGTTGTTCACAGCATAGTAAGAAATGCGAGAATGACATGGCAGATTATAGTCCTACCTACGGGAAGAAACCACAAAGGAAACATCTAGCTTCAGATAAGAAGACCAAAGGCCTAACTGATTCGAATTTCTCTGCGAAACACAAAAAGATGGTGAATCCAGTTTGTAGCAACCTCAAGAAAAGGACTAAACGATTTCCAGTGGAAGACTCGACAGGTGGCATTTTATGTGGTCCTAATGATGCAAATATTTGCGGCAATCAACAAAGCAACAAACTTGTCACCTCAG AGAAAGGAGAGGTTCTATCCATTGTAGATGAGAAAGGAATAAAGAAATATATTCTGAGAACTACAGAAAATGAGGTTACTGTTCTACCTGGATCTCCAAAGAGGTTTTCCGTGGTGGGTAGTACAGCTGATGATGCTCCTGGTTTACATAGGCACAATGACAGTACTAAAGATAATTCATTTGAATGCTGTGATGTTTTCAATCAAGTTTCTGAGGGGAATGACAATTTAAAATTATCCAGAAGAGACTATGGGGTGGTATCACATGGTTCACAGTATCTCTGCAATCCTGAGTCTCTCCATGTACCTCAACAGATGTATAACCACCAAAAGAATGACCAAATCTTTGGAAGTCTAATTAATCCTTGTGTTGCTAATGAGGGATCACATGACCAGTTAAAATGTTCTCTACCTGAAGTTGCTAGAGTTTGCACCATGCATTCTGTCAAGGCATATCCTCAACATTCATCAGCTTACGAAAATGTGAACAGGAAGCCTGTTGTACTGCCAGAAACAATCATTGGAAATTGCAGTGGTCATTTCATGCAATATCAGCCACTCCCTCAAATCTCCGCTCAAGAACTAACGTGCAAAATATGTTCTTTCCCTGAGTGGAAGCAAAGAGAATCCATGTACGGAGAAAAGGGAAATGAAAAAGACTATGTTAGCTTGCCCCTCAACTCTCAAGGGGAATTAATTGATCTGAACTCGAACAGTAAAAGAAAGTTGACTCAGCTGCCAAGCTCAAGGGGAATTGCGGGCTCTTCCAGAGGATTAGCTGTAAACAATGTTGCACTCTCAAACATGGACAATCTCTCTGATGCTAGAGGTTGGGATAAACGAGCACCACCCACAGACCAGCTAAAAAGGTCCTCTGCAGATGATTCAGTGGAATGGAGCCCTACTTTTCCCGTACCTTCAAGGTTAGGTATCTATGAGTATGACGCTGGAAGAAAAAATGTTGAGTTGGATCCGCTAAAGGAAAATGAGGAAGCTATTACTCCTTTTGAGTTAGGTTACAGTGTCAGTAATTTGTCCAACCATAGAAGCAAGCAAAACGCTCAGGCCAAGCAACTTGAAACCAGCAGGAGTAAGCAATATGGGAATTCTGACCATGTCTCACTTCTTGTCACTCCATCGAAAATGCGTCTGATGGGAAAAGAGTTTACAGTTGGTAGAAGAGATTTTCATGTACCACAGGATAAAAGGATTTGGACAGATAAACAGATCATTGCCGAGAATTTTTCTGCAGAGACTTACAACTACAATTCAGTGGTTACAAATCATGATCAACAAAATCTCACCGTGCATCCTGTTCTAGGAACACTGAAAGGCACGGTTGCTTGGTCTCCAAGTATCCAAATCAATCAGGCCATTCCAAGGCCTCGGGTTTGCCCCCCTCACTTCAGCCGTCAAATTGATTCAGTGCAGCAAAATTGTTTAGGTGCAATCAAACAAAGCCCTTTCTCTCCTTATAATCAAAAACCAAACTTTGAGGAGCCTTTTACAGGTGGATATAAATCTTTCACAATCAGCCCTTACGCACCTGTACCAACATCAATGCATCATTACTCCAGTCAGAATGGGGGCTCGAGCTCTGTTGATATGAACAGTTCAAGCTGCGCCGTCAATTTTCCTTTCTTGCATCCAGATTCTGGAAGGAATTTCCGGCCATCCTGGTCTCAGTTCTCTTCAGAAAGCACCCCATGGTTTTCagatgcaaaagaaaagaaactacTAATGGATTTTCATGAAGTATATTCTACATCTGACAGGAAACATCATTACTGCAGCATTGCTGGGGATAACCATCAAATTGACCCTTCGGTATATCTTGCATCAGAGCGCTTCTTTTCTTTCACTCAGCGCCCTCAACCTGCATTGGAGAATCCAGTTTCTCCACCATCTTTAGCTAACTATCCCCCTATGCCATTCCAAATAGGTTCCAGAGCTAATGCTGGCACAAATAAAAGACATAGTGATGTGGTGAAGTTAAAAGAGAAGATCATATCGGCTCCTTGTCTTAGAGACCCTGGCAGAAAGGGCAAAAAGAGGCCGTTATCTACATCAGACAATTGTACAAATGTGACAAAAATCCCTTACTTAGGGTTTCAAGAAGATCCTTCAGTTGTTTTAGCACCATTAAAAAGCTATTCCAATTTTGAAGGAGATCCTTCAGTTGTTTTAGCACCATTAAAAAGCTATTCCAATTTTGAAGGTCAATACAGCTGGAGACAAGCATTTGAATCAGGTTCAGTtaaaggcatggaaaacagtatTGAGAGTGACCAAAGTGGAACATCAGAGGCACGCCTTGAATCTTTTAACGATGAAGATACTCTCAAATTTGAATGTACTCTAGGATCTGGTCCCATTAGATTAACAGCTGGAGCAAAGCATGTGCTTAAGCCCTACCAGTATAATGATCAGAAGAACTTCAGGCCAACACATTCAACTGTCCAATTCGATACATCTACTGCTGGGAGCACGACTCTGGAAACTGAGAAATCGACCAAGATATACAAGTTCTAG
- the LOC132619412 gene encoding ATP-dependent DNA helicase PIF1-like has product MNLSLYTAKTAYRFLSSKATCCSQITTKSMVKTCRSELTSTKNPKVKLTDQQNEILEAISIGNSVFITGSAGTGKTYLLQHIITKLRKIHGKSRVFVTASTGVAACALNGQTLHSFAGIGLGDASDVDLLSRVTLDKRAFRRWNKVRALVIDEISMISGEIFDNLEFIARSIRSEELGCEEKIWGGIQLVVSGDFFQLPPVINKKGTKKEFAFEADCWNASFDMQIELKMIFRQSDAQLIKLLQGIRKGKYDSEDLKLLDQCCSKVEPDSSAVQLYPRIDDVSKVNAERLDCLDEVLIHYQALDSGKDPWKKQLKHGIAPELIKLCVGSRVLLTKNIDVIGGLVNGATGTILEFAVVQDTHKSYDHEISDVCSSGNLLPVVKFDSGQELMIGLERWYVMEGDVAVAMRKQIPLILAWALSIHKCQGMTLNSLHTDLYRVFGFGMVYVALSRVKSLDGLNLVNFNPSKIKANPKVLQFYERLSDEKDEPKEDGATDEI; this is encoded by the coding sequence ATGAATCTGTCATTGTACACAGCTAAAACAGCCTACAGATTCTTGAGCTCCAAAGCTACATGTTGCTCTCAAATTACTACAAAAAGCATGGTGAAAACTTGTAGGAGTGAACTCACAAGCACTAAAAATCCTAAAGTAAAGTTAACAGACCAACAAAATGAAATCTTGGAAGCCATTTCAATTGGGAATTCTGTTTTCATTACTGGTTCTGCAGGGACTGGAAAAACCTATTTACTTCAGCATATTATCACTAAACTTAGGAAGATTCATGGGAAATCTCGGGTTTTCGTAACAGCCTCAACTGGAGTTGCTGCTTGTGCCCTTAATGGGCAGACTCTTCATTCTTTTGCTGGAATTGGTCTTGGTGATGCTAGTGATGTGGATTTGCTATCCAGAGTTACATTGGATAAGAGAGCGTTTCGAAGATGGAATAAAGTTAGGGCCTTGGTTATCGATGAAATTAGCATGATTAGTGGTGAGATTTTTGATAATCTTGAGTTTATCGCGAGGAGCATCAGAAGTGAAGAACTTGGTTGTGAGGAAAAGATTTGGGGTGGCATACAATTAGTTGTAAGTGGAGATTTCTTTCAGCTTCCACCAGTTATCAATAAGAAGGGAACAAAAAAGGAATTTGCCTTTGAAGCTGATTGTTGGAATGCTAGTTTTGACATGCAAATTGAACTTAAAATGATATTTAGGCAATCAGATGCACAGCTGATAAAACTGTTGCAAGGAATTAGGAAAGGGAAGTATGATTCTGAGGATTTGAAGTTATTGGATCAATGTTGCTCAAAGGTGGAGCCAGATTCTTCAGCTGTTCAGCTTTACCCAAGGATTGATGATGTGAGCAAAGTGAATGCCGAGCGACTCGACTGTTTAGATGAGGTACTAATTCATTATCAAGCTCTTGACAGTGGTAAAGATCCTTGGAAGAAGCAGCTTAAGCATGGAATTGCACCTGAGTTGATCAAGTTGTGTGTCGGATCTAGGGTGCTTTTGACAAAGAATATTGATGTTATTGGTGGACTCGTGAATGGTGCTACTGGTACAATCTTAGAGTTTGCTGTTGTTCAAGATACTCATAAATCATATGACCATGAGATTTCTGACGTTTGCAGCAGTGGTAACCTGCTACCTGTTGTTAAATTTGATTCCGGGCAAGAACTGATGATTGGTCTAGAAAGATGGTATGTAATGGAGGGAGATGTAGCGGTTGCCATGCGAAAGCAAATTCCCCTCATACTGGCTTGGGCTCTAAGCATTCATAAATGTCAAGGGATGACTCTGAACAGCCTCCATACAGATCTCTACCGGGTGTTTGGCTTTGGGATGGTTTATGTTGCTCTTTCG